One stretch of Paenibacillus sp. AN1007 DNA includes these proteins:
- a CDS encoding helix-turn-helix domain-containing protein — translation MQHDLLQTLDRLFDYIEDHIHKKLTLDHLASVTHISKFHLHRMFKHASGQLPGEYIRSRKLARSLEQLVDLNWKIIDISGHYSFEHEQSYIRAFKQAFGITPLQYRKQGAGDLQFTARMTSSMITMLPFGYIFQPAYVRKPAMKLIGQQSQIRYEDNETYYEANSAGNHFYEKYVHLIPNVLHPDVYIGLTNEIKDHHSTYQPSVEVTSLEQIPEGLSGIEIPANQYAVFKFVCDFHPSLIHIDHLDSVWTFIDEYWQSHSGYVKSDAYYFERIDGSLAQEHYGELDIYIPAKQITL, via the coding sequence ATGCAACATGATCTGCTGCAGACATTAGACAGGCTGTTTGATTATATCGAAGATCATATTCACAAGAAGCTTACACTTGACCACCTCGCTTCAGTAACCCATATCTCCAAATTCCATCTGCACCGCATGTTCAAGCATGCCAGCGGTCAACTCCCTGGTGAATACATACGCTCTCGTAAATTGGCCCGCAGTCTGGAACAGCTGGTTGATCTGAACTGGAAGATTATCGATATTAGCGGGCATTACTCTTTTGAACATGAACAATCTTATATTCGTGCTTTTAAGCAGGCCTTTGGCATCACACCACTGCAGTATCGCAAACAGGGTGCTGGTGATTTGCAGTTTACGGCCCGTATGACCTCATCGATGATTACCATGCTCCCATTCGGATACATTTTCCAACCAGCCTATGTTCGGAAACCTGCAATGAAGCTCATTGGCCAGCAATCACAGATCCGTTACGAAGACAATGAGACATATTATGAAGCCAATTCGGCGGGCAACCATTTTTATGAAAAATACGTTCATCTCATTCCTAACGTGCTGCACCCCGACGTCTATATTGGACTTACGAATGAAATCAAGGATCACCACAGTACATATCAGCCATCCGTAGAAGTGACAAGCTTGGAACAAATCCCCGAGGGGCTGAGCGGTATTGAAATACCAGCCAATCAATATGCCGTGTTCAAATTTGTTTGTGACTTCCACCCGAGCCTGATCCATATTGACCACCTGGACAGCGTCTGGACATTTATTGACGAGTACTGGCAGAGTCATTCCGGATACGTCAAGAGTGATGCTTATTATTTTGAAAGAATAGACGGCAGTCTCGCGCAGGAGCATTACGGTGAGCTGGACATTTACATTCCGGCCAAACAAATTACACTTTAA
- a CDS encoding glycosyltransferase family 2 protein, whose product MITISLCMIVKNEERKLARCLDSVAGIADEIIIVDTGSSDRTMDIAAKYTDQVYTYMWNEDFAAARNESFARATQEYILWLDADDVLLPSERAKLEVLKKQLPSGGKTAGVIMGYTLAEGPEGSPLVADRRLRLVKRDAGCRWQGRLHEQLHFPQGEIITADIAVTHRREAVNHSARNVRILRKWIAEEGIAQGRLLFYYAGECYDRQRYAAAARGYAKLLEQPSGYREDRLIACARLAECYERLGEPGRKLGALLQSFQYDLPHADFCCAIASCFHERQEVITAIYWYMQAVDVSSRDPGLRPVPAACRTWLPHARLSLCYAHLGSWEQALLHNTKAREYLPKDPGLLGNRDKLEAVIRKQRKAQ is encoded by the coding sequence GTGATCACCATCAGTTTGTGTATGATTGTGAAAAACGAAGAACGCAAACTTGCACGTTGTCTTGACTCGGTGGCTGGTATTGCAGATGAGATCATCATCGTCGATACGGGGTCGTCGGATCGAACGATGGATATCGCTGCGAAGTATACCGACCAGGTCTATACGTATATGTGGAATGAGGACTTCGCCGCAGCGCGCAACGAGTCGTTTGCCCGGGCCACGCAGGAGTACATCCTATGGCTCGATGCAGATGATGTGCTGCTGCCTTCGGAACGTGCAAAGCTGGAGGTATTGAAGAAGCAGCTGCCGTCCGGCGGAAAGACGGCCGGTGTGATTATGGGCTATACGCTGGCCGAGGGACCGGAAGGCAGTCCGCTGGTAGCGGACCGCCGGCTCCGCCTGGTCAAGCGGGATGCCGGGTGCCGCTGGCAGGGCCGGCTGCACGAGCAGCTGCACTTCCCGCAAGGCGAGATCATTACGGCAGATATTGCCGTTACCCATCGCCGCGAGGCGGTCAATCATTCGGCGCGAAACGTGCGCATTCTGCGCAAATGGATCGCCGAAGAGGGCATAGCCCAGGGACGCCTGCTGTTCTACTATGCAGGCGAATGTTATGACCGCCAGCGCTATGCGGCTGCGGCACGCGGTTACGCCAAGCTGCTGGAGCAGCCCAGCGGTTACCGCGAGGACCGGCTCATTGCCTGCGCAAGGCTGGCGGAATGTTATGAGCGGCTTGGCGAGCCGGGCCGCAAACTGGGCGCACTGCTGCAGTCGTTCCAGTACGACCTGCCGCATGCCGATTTCTGCTGCGCAATTGCTTCCTGCTTCCATGAGCGGCAGGAGGTAATCACCGCCATCTATTGGTATATGCAGGCGGTGGACGTGAGCAGTCGCGATCCGGGTCTGCGGCCCGTCCCGGCAGCCTGCCGGACCTGGCTGCCGCATGCCCGGCTCTCACTCTGTTATGCTCACCTCGGCAGCTGGGAGCAGGCTCTGCTGCATAACACGAAGGCCCGGGAATATCTGCCGAAGGATCCAGGTTTGCTGGGCAATCGGGATAAGCTCGAAGCTGTAATTCGCAAGCAGCGGAAAGCGCAGTAA
- a CDS encoding DUF5412 family protein: MEKEITTRSASSSAGNSRQSWIHRHPIASVIIILFALSAAALILFFTLRPYLSTFDRAGQGDLSSSMSSPNGEHTAELYGVPYGGAAGGVTLWVDVKKTGDTSLSGAKSIYRAAFHGSNHLEWESEHMLRIENRNEYSNETITLNINEEIYDGRGWACKSLLTKDQYVRCLAPEGEGGTAGKDD; this comes from the coding sequence ATGGAAAAAGAGATCACTACGCGTTCGGCTTCATCGTCTGCAGGCAATTCACGTCAATCCTGGATACACAGACATCCGATCGCTTCGGTAATCATCATCCTGTTTGCCTTGTCCGCCGCAGCTTTGATTCTTTTCTTTACGCTTCGTCCCTATCTCTCCACGTTTGATCGTGCCGGTCAGGGCGATCTAAGCTCTTCGATGTCATCACCAAACGGTGAGCACACGGCAGAACTATACGGTGTTCCCTACGGCGGTGCTGCAGGCGGGGTTACGCTGTGGGTGGATGTGAAGAAAACAGGAGATACATCCCTTTCAGGCGCCAAAAGTATCTATCGCGCGGCATTCCACGGCAGCAACCACCTCGAATGGGAGAGTGAACACATGCTGCGCATCGAAAACAGGAACGAGTACAGCAATGAGACAATCACACTGAACATTAATGAGGAAATCTATGACGGGCGGGGCTGGGCCTGCAAAAGCCTGCTGACCAAAGACCAGTATGTACGCTGTCTCGCACCTGAAGGTGAAGGGGGAACAGCGGGAAAGGATGATTAA
- a CDS encoding methyltransferase domain-containing protein, with the protein MANHDRVNERYYGEINSEDSHEATRARVHWMCRETTGRRILDVGCSQGITSILLGREGFRVTGVDLEEGSITYAQQELAKESKPVRNNVDFRMLDITQWKARTKFDTILLGEVLEHFAHPETLLTHLHRLLEEEGTLIVTVPYGYHPFHDHKQTFYAGNLAMCLMPYFEVLKLEVHHKYLCCTARKREKAQLHMKPDLNQVLDWMKLDHTHFTEVEQQHLRSMKQRKKALDSAVDQLKRLRRQENEER; encoded by the coding sequence ATGGCCAATCATGACCGGGTGAACGAACGTTACTATGGAGAGATCAATTCGGAGGATTCCCACGAAGCGACGAGAGCCCGCGTGCACTGGATGTGCCGCGAGACAACGGGCAGACGTATTCTAGATGTCGGATGCAGCCAGGGGATTACGTCCATTTTGCTGGGAAGGGAAGGCTTCCGCGTGACAGGGGTCGATCTGGAGGAAGGCAGTATCACTTATGCGCAGCAGGAGCTGGCCAAAGAATCGAAGCCGGTGCGTAACAATGTGGATTTCCGCATGCTGGATATTACGCAGTGGAAGGCCAGAACGAAGTTTGACACAATCCTGCTGGGAGAAGTGCTGGAGCATTTTGCACATCCCGAGACATTGTTGACGCATTTGCATCGCCTGCTGGAGGAGGAAGGCACACTGATTGTGACGGTTCCCTATGGCTATCATCCATTCCATGATCATAAACAGACGTTCTATGCGGGCAATTTGGCAATGTGTCTGATGCCGTATTTTGAAGTACTGAAATTGGAAGTGCATCATAAATATCTATGTTGTACGGCGCGTAAGCGAGAGAAAGCACAGCTTCATATGAAGCCGGACTTGAATCAGGTACTGGACTGGATGAAGCTGGATCATACGCATTTTACCGAGGTGGAGCAGCAGCATCTGCGGTCCATGAAACAGCGCAAAAAAGCACTGGACAGTGCTGTCGATCAGTTGAAACGCCTTCGCCGTCAGGAGAACGAGGAAAGATAG